Within the Candidatus Omnitrophota bacterium genome, the region GCGCTTGGCCTGCGCCTCACTGGCTGCTTGCATGTGGCCGATGATCAGATTTCGATCCTCGATCTGCTTGGCCTGATCATCGATGGTATCTCGTTGGCACACCACCAACCCGGGACTAGTCATCTCGCGATACGTGGTATTCTCTATTCGTAGCCGCTCGATCTCTTCCAGGGCAGCGGGCAGCATTTCCAGCCGTTCCAGTATGCCACACTCTTGGCGAGACTTCTGTATATCGAATGTCATTTTGTAGCCTCCATTCTCGCGGCTATGTCGCGATATCTATGTAGCACTTCGATTTTCCCGTATATGCATTCCCACGCATCGATAAATGATTGCATCTTCTCTGCATCGCCTGCCCGGATCTCTCCCAGGACATCCAGCATGGCGGGGAAGACCTTTAACATGTCAATCTCGATCCAAACTTTCTCTTTTAGTGCGCGATTGGAGTTTCCGCTTTCCTTTTCTCGCGCGAGAATCGCTTGCCGCCTGCCTTCCAGCTCGTTGAGCCGGGTCACAGTGTCGATGAGGGATTCTGTCATTTTGGTAGCTCCGTCGATCCTCTTCTCTTTTTCGCGAACTCTCTTATTATCGCGGTCGCTGCCTCATCCCGCGTTCCTATCTTATGTTTCTCCTGATAGTCTTTTAGTATCTGGAAGGCGTCATCTTCCAGCATGACACTTAGCCTTTTCATGGAAGAATCAATAACATCCATGCTATTTAAACTTAATTACCTTGATCTTAGCGTTAAGTATATATAGTTTAATGATAAAGGTAGTATTGCCCCTCACCAGGGCAGGAGCTTTGAGATGGAAATGCCAGATTATGCCAAAGACAGGCTTGATTTCTGTCTAACCCACGAATTGGAGAATCCCGAATACTACGGCAAGATCATCGCCGATCTCAGCGAACGATGGAATTTTTGATGTGCCGTGACTCTTTCAGGTTCTGCCTGAACTGCCAGCAGATTACCCGCTGGCATAAGCATCCCGCAATCCACCATTCGCTTTGCAAGCGATGTGGGATGCCGTCGATCTTCGGTGTGCAACAGCCACTATCGGCGGGCAAGATAGCCGCATATGAGGCAGAAGTGCGGTTTATGATGGGCTTTAAGGGCCCGATTCATGTTTAGAGGTGATTAAAATGTCAAACGAACGCATAACCGGCTCGGATTCGATCCGGGATATGATTGTCAAGCTCTCCGAGGGCAACCCTGGCGGGCTAACTGTCTGCATGACCGCATTCTCGAATGGCCATGCAATAGACCCGATGGGCGCATTGGGCGGTCTTGCGCCGCTGCTTGCGCTGGATACGTTGGGCATCTATGGATCGCGTATCTGGATGCTCTACAAAGACGTATGCGGCGAGCGGTTGCCGTACTTCTTGGCAATGCTTCGAGGTTGGCAGCTTGGGGTTTTGGAAAAGGAAAAACTGCTATTTGCTATAGACAATTATGGCAAAGGCGTGGCAGTGGATGAAATCGCGGCGAAAGTCTGCGATAGGATACCAGAATTTAACCTAAACTGGAAAGCTGAATAGGCCGCGTGGTTGCCCCGATTCGACTTCGGGGCGGTCTAATATGCCCGACCCCTGGACTCCCTTCAGGTCTGGCAGAATCCCTATGTCGGACGATGGATGTTCCAGTCTCACCGGTTGGTCCGGTCTGGTTCGCCGGTTCAAATCCGGCCCGACACATTCCCGCGATCAGCAAAGAATGAATAATTAGGGACAAATCGCGGGATTAATATTCATGAGGCATGATAAAATGGACTTTGACCAATTTGCAGGCAAGAAAGTGACCGTGGTTGCCATTCCCGATATGCGGGTTGAAGGCAAGGTATGCGGATTTGACATGATGGACGATGCCCCGTGGATGATAATCGAGATAGAATCATCCGATAAAATCATGGATGGCAAGAAAGCCCTGGTAGACTGCGCTATGATCACTTGCATTGTGGAGATGGAATAAGATGGCCGCAAACCCAAATTTCGATGCTGTCCAAGCGGGCGCGGGTTCGCTCGATCTGGAAATAGAAAGTCAAGATGAGGAAAAGATTGTATTCAAGGGTGAATGGGGACATGCTACCGTCTTTGCTGATGGTCGGGTCGAAAGCCAGGTGCCGCCTTATGTGGCGGGACTTCAAGCCCTCATATCCGGGCAGGAGCCACCCGTGAAGGCCAAGAACGGCAAATCTAACGGAAATAAGACGATTATGCCCACTAACGGCAAAAGTGCCGTTAAAGGTCAAATGGTGACCTCCAATGGCATCCTAACACCGCGAGATATCATAGATTACATCAACCCCAAGGCCACCGAACAAGAGGCTTACTTATTCTGTGAGTTCTGTAAGCGAAAAGGCGCAGACCCGATGACCAAGCAAGTCTATCTTGTCGTTTATGAAGGCCAGAGCGGGCGAAATGTGTCTTTCATAGCTGGAAAGGAATATTTCACCGAAAAGGCAGAAGCTCACCCACAATTCAGCGGCATGCGCGCGGGAATCATTA harbors:
- the bet gene encoding phage recombination protein Bet, translated to MAANPNFDAVQAGAGSLDLEIESQDEEKIVFKGEWGHATVFADGRVESQVPPYVAGLQALISGQEPPVKAKNGKSNGNKTIMPTNGKSAVKGQMVTSNGILTPRDIIDYINPKATEQEAYLFCEFCKRKGADPMTKQVYLVVYEGQSGRNVSFIAGKEYFTEKAEAHPQFSGMRAGIIIRPKDGGPLEYREGEFWMSDEESLLGGWAEIVRKDRSVPFKAAIPRSEYDTKKNQWASKPGTMCRKVAIVHGLREAFPASLGGMYDSSEMNQACIADIDPEKEVSA